A single window of Nitrospira sp. DNA harbors:
- a CDS encoding fibronectin type III domain-containing protein, which yields MLMCFGLVSEGLACHDAATATTATPTSLTYYAVQGATNPPNQTITVSRKSTWQATITASDNASWLSVSPAKTYITTSAKFAAAVNTAGLVAGTYKATITIMVGTWCTRTVSATLVLSPPTTSTPTATKSATLRWNAVTGTTVTGYKVYVGEAPRLYTRTITVGTVTSSTVSSLAVGRTYYFAVTSYNGAGESTPSNEVSKTIQ from the coding sequence ATGCTCATGTGCTTTGGGCTCGTTTCTGAAGGCTTAGCGTGTCATGATGCCGCCACCGCCACTACCGCGACACCCACATCGCTGACTTATTATGCCGTGCAGGGAGCGACAAACCCACCAAACCAAACAATCACTGTCTCCAGGAAATCTACGTGGCAAGCTACCATTACGGCTTCCGACAATGCTTCCTGGCTTTCTGTGTCGCCTGCAAAAACTTACATAACTACTAGTGCGAAGTTCGCAGCCGCTGTCAACACGGCAGGGCTCGTGGCAGGCACCTATAAAGCCACCATCACGATCATGGTGGGCACCTGGTGCACAAGAACCGTCTCTGCGACATTAGTTCTCTCCCCGCCCACTACTTCAACACCAACAGCTACAAAGTCGGCAACGCTCAGATGGAACGCAGTCACCGGCACAACCGTAACTGGCTATAAAGTCTATGTCGGCGAGGCACCCCGGCTCTATACACGAACCATTACGGTGGGCACGGTCACATCATCAACCGTGAGCAGCTTGGCTGTTGGCCGAACATACTATTTCGCCGTTACGTCTTATAACGGTGCTGGCGAAAGCACCCCATCCAACGAGGTCAGTAAGACAATACAATAG
- a CDS encoding fibronectin type III domain-containing protein: MLPFKILITLASRNPIISMVHLVLFLLPLISLAGCANDGTEGPITSPNNAPQSSVAQADDGEDPKIDVTSTATDVTAQIAWDPPSDFQAAGYNIHYGKRSSEESNPDEPEPSVCSSQKSQTVEDTHTTITGLEPNTEYFLAIQAFNETDSLCSNAITIVTPPIQS; this comes from the coding sequence ATGTTGCCGTTTAAGATCCTCATTACCTTAGCCTCCCGAAACCCTATCATCTCGATGGTCCATCTGGTACTTTTTCTTTTGCCACTTATATCGCTGGCTGGTTGCGCGAATGATGGCACAGAAGGACCGATAACTTCTCCGAACAATGCCCCTCAATCCAGTGTGGCACAGGCTGATGACGGAGAAGACCCAAAGATTGATGTGACTTCGACAGCAACAGATGTTACTGCGCAGATAGCTTGGGATCCTCCATCGGATTTCCAAGCAGCTGGTTACAACATCCATTATGGGAAACGCTCATCAGAAGAGTCGAACCCGGACGAACCTGAACCAAGTGTCTGCTCCTCTCAAAAAAGCCAAACCGTCGAGGACACACACACTACGATCACGGGGCTCGAACCCAACACAGAATATTTTCTCGCTATCCAAGCATTCAATGAAACCGACAGTCTCTGCTCGAATGCAATTACAATAGTAACTCCTCCGATCCAATCATAG